Sequence from the Bacteroidales bacterium genome:
TTTGTTTCTACTATTCATCCTTCAGTAATTCTAGGAAAAAATGTTAATATAGGAAAAGGAACTATAATGATGGCTGGATGTATTGTAAATCCCAATACAACAATTGGAAATTTCTGTTTTTTTGCAACGGGTGCAATTTTGGAACACGATTGTTATATGGGAAATTTTGCTAGTATTTCGGCCGGTTCTCTAACAGGAGGTAAGGTTAAAATAGGTGAATTTGTAGCTATTGCGTTGGGGGTTGTTTTGTTAGATAGAATTGAAATCGGAGATCATACTGTAATTGGCAGCGGATCGCTGGTAACTAAAAGTATTGCTGGTTATGTTGTAGCCTATGGAAGTCCGGCTAAAATAATTAGATCAAGAAAAAAAGATGAAAAATTTTTGAAATCTTAGAGTTCAACTTTTAAATGCTAGTGAGCGTTTGTATAATTTCCTACAATCATGAGTCTTATATAGGTAAGGCTATTGAAGGTGTAATTATGCAAAATGCGACTTTTAATATAGAAATAATTATCGGTGAAGATTTTTCCACGGATAAGACCAGGCAAGTTTGTCAAGAATATTCCCAAAGATATCCAGATAAGATAAAATTATTAAATTCTGAAAAAAACTTAGGAGCAATACAGAATTTTATTAGAACGCTTATGGCGTGTTCTGGCCAATATATTGCTCTGTGCGAAGGAGACGATTATTGGATTGACCCAAATAAACTACAAAAACAAGTTAATTTTCTAGAATCTAATCCCGACTTCATAGTCCATCATCATAACGTGATGATTGTTAATAAAGAGGGAAATGAACAACATCCTTTTTTTGATTCTAAACAAAACATAAAGTTCGAATCCGAATTAAGTGATTATTTATTGGGAGGAGTTGCATGTAAAATCTGTTCTATGGTTTTTAGATGGAATCAAAAAACACAAAAAGGCCTAACAGTGCTTAAATATTTGGACGACAATGTTTTATATGCATATCTCTTGAGCTTTGGATACAGATCAAAATATTCAAACGAGTTGATGGCATGTTACAGGATTCATCAGGGGGGAATTTGGTCTTTAAGGGATGAAAAAACCAGAGGATTACAGGCAATAAACACTTACAAGGGATTACTGCAGGTTTGTAAAGGGAAAAGATTTTTGGATAATCAATTGTTTACC
This genomic interval carries:
- a CDS encoding NeuD/PglB/VioB family sugar acetyltransferase, with protein sequence MKNIVLFGGGTHVRYCIDIIEKENKYNIVGITDPYLEVGTKIMGYYIIGKQEELKSLIKKHNIEAGIITIGDNWTRKIVLDEILNIDPDFEFVSTIHPSVILGKNVNIGKGTIMMAGCIVNPNTTIGNFCFFATGAILEHDCYMGNFASISAGSLTGGKVKIGEFVAIALGVVLLDRIEIGDHTVIGSGSLVTKSIAGYVVAYGSPAKIIRSRKKDEKFLKS
- a CDS encoding glycosyltransferase produces the protein MSVCIISYNHESYIGKAIEGVIMQNATFNIEIIIGEDFSTDKTRQVCQEYSQRYPDKIKLLNSEKNLGAIQNFIRTLMACSGQYIALCEGDDYWIDPNKLQKQVNFLESNPDFIVHHHNVMIVNKEGNEQHPFFDSKQNIKFESELSDYLLGGVACKICSMVFRWNQKTQKGLTVLKYLDDNVLYAYLLSFGYRSKYSNELMACYRIHQGGIWSLRDEKTRGLQAINTYKGLLQVCKGKRFLDNQLFTFVGLFITLSKLSSSYKERMRYNFFAIKYLLAFRYLNYRDIFSLKFLKNFAKSILFIFVSVLDVRY